The following are encoded together in the Flavihumibacter fluvii genome:
- a CDS encoding L,D-transpeptidase family protein, giving the protein MANLMAQNAYHPDIAGFQRNVSRLIDFKKGEDSLVKQFREKGLEWPAKYLYIRSFKYDSQLEVWVKGEKDEPFRLFKTYKVCAMAGTLGPKRMEGDYQVPEGFYYINEFNPRSIYHLSLGLNYPNASDRFLSDAIQPGGDIYIHGSCVTTGCIPITNSQIEELYLLASYAKAHGQDFIPVHIFPVKFNVKRSAEYLNRYVRDFADYAALASSLKEVYYYFEKYKKLPVIMVNGRGSYVLDEEVKNALPGSEKKFVAVTPVIKKVRKPVPFDEGNIPNTVQKLPEFPGGVNAFRDYLKSLNKELAPYLKEDQHTAYVLVEFIVDKNGKVLNPKILKGGNDQLNEYLLDALEQMPDWKPAVKMEKNMPSDVPMKLKQTILVETKPEA; this is encoded by the coding sequence ATGGCAAACCTGATGGCGCAGAACGCCTATCATCCTGATATCGCTGGATTCCAGCGAAATGTTTCCCGACTCATCGACTTTAAGAAAGGTGAAGATTCCCTCGTAAAACAATTCAGGGAAAAAGGGCTTGAATGGCCGGCGAAATACCTGTATATACGGTCATTTAAATACGATAGCCAACTTGAGGTCTGGGTGAAAGGTGAAAAGGATGAACCTTTCAGGTTGTTCAAGACCTATAAAGTTTGTGCTATGGCCGGAACCTTAGGCCCCAAAAGAATGGAAGGCGATTACCAGGTTCCTGAAGGGTTTTATTACATCAACGAATTTAACCCGCGGAGTATTTACCATTTGTCGCTGGGCCTGAATTATCCCAATGCATCGGATCGTTTTTTAAGCGATGCCATACAGCCGGGGGGGGATATTTATATTCATGGCAGTTGTGTAACCACAGGTTGTATTCCTATTACCAATTCACAGATTGAAGAATTGTACCTGCTGGCCAGTTATGCTAAAGCGCATGGACAGGATTTCATTCCCGTACACATTTTCCCGGTGAAATTTAATGTGAAAAGAAGTGCTGAATACCTCAACAGGTATGTGCGGGATTTCGCAGATTATGCTGCTTTGGCCAGTAGCCTGAAAGAAGTGTATTATTATTTTGAGAAGTATAAAAAATTACCCGTAATCATGGTCAACGGCCGGGGTAGTTATGTGTTGGATGAGGAAGTAAAAAATGCTTTGCCGGGTTCGGAAAAAAAGTTTGTAGCAGTTACTCCCGTTATTAAAAAGGTTCGGAAACCCGTTCCATTCGATGAAGGGAATATTCCAAATACAGTTCAGAAGCTGCCTGAATTTCCGGGTGGTGTGAATGCATTCCGGGACTACCTTAAATCCTTGAATAAGGAATTGGCACCCTACCTGAAAGAAGATCAGCATACGGCCTATGTCCTCGTTGAATTTATCGTTGACAAAAATGGCAAGGTCCTTAATCCTAAAATCCTGAAGGGCGGAAATGACCAGTTGAATGAATACCTGCTGGATGCCCTCGAACAGATGCCGGATTGGAAACCTGCTGTCAAAATGGAAAAAAACATGCCTTCAGATGTTCCCATGAAACTGAAGCAAACCATCCTGGTTGAAACCAAGCCGGAAGCCTAA